Proteins encoded by one window of Arachis hypogaea cultivar Tifrunner chromosome 1, arahy.Tifrunner.gnm2.J5K5, whole genome shotgun sequence:
- the LOC112702700 gene encoding uncharacterized protein → MKLFEIESYKAWAAAELEQQKEVEEAEVSMQEAQDYLDSITESAMDEFRRFEEELESMSKAEMESLVNTAEGARKMGNLMEKAASIASKKYIEAALNSATASMKSAWKGISSGKVHPS, encoded by the coding sequence ATGAAGCTGTTTGAGATTGAGTCATACAAGGCATGGGCAGCTGCAGAACTTGAGCAACAGAAAGAGGTTGAAGAGGCTGAGGTTTCCATGCAGGAAGCTCAGGACTACCTTGATTCTATCACGGAAAGTGCCATGGACGAGTTCCGGCGCTTCGAAGAGGAGCTTGAGAGCATGTCAAAGGCTGAAATGGAGAGCCTAGTTAACACTGCTGAGGGTGCAAGAAAGATGGGAAATTTGATGGAGAAAGCTGCCTCCATTGCTTCCAAGAAGTATATTGAGGCTGCACTCAATTCAGCCACTGCTTCCATGAAATCTGCTTGGAAGGGAATCTCTTCTGGCAAGGTCCATCCTTCTTAA
- the LOC112702652 gene encoding N6-mAMP deaminase isoform X3, translating into MSSVNGHWPVSSEPTRVYSHSYPTPNEALAVSVSVLRKKKRWSGGCQCQRELARALWDKGLIDFSQVEHVILKNDHMTVTRIANEVVEDFASEKVVYLELRTTPKKNDSQGMSKRSYVEAVLEGIRSVSSVDVALIPYTEDPRNLLESLHAATNDKCDGNSRKKIFVRLLLSADRRETTEATMETVKLALEMRHLGVVGIDLSGNPKVGKWYVNLSRTLA; encoded by the exons ATGAGTTCAGTGAATGGCCATTGGCCAGTCTCTTCTGAACCAACCAGAGTGTACTCTCACTCTTACCCAACACCCAACGAAGCACTTGCAGTTTCAGTTTCAgtgttgaggaagaagaaaagatggagtgGTGGATGTCAATGCCAAAG AGAACTCGCTAGAGCTTTGTGGGACAAGGGTCTAATAGATTTTTCCCAAGTGGAGCATGTTATCCTTAAAA ATGATCACATGACTGTTACAAGAATTGCGAATGAA GTTGTTGAAGATTTCGCATCAGAAAAGGTTGTCTATCTCGAATTGAGAACCACCCCAAAG AAAAACGATTCCCAAGGAATGAGCAAACGTTCTTATGTTGAAGCTGTATTGGAAGGGATAAGATCTGTCAGCTCGGTTGATGTGGCTTTGATTCCTTATACTGAGGATCCTAGAAATCTTTTAGAATCTCTGCACGCAGCTACAAATGATAAATGTGATGGAAATAGTAGGAAGAAAATCTTTGTTAGGCTTCTCTTGAGTGCTGATCGTAGGGAGACAACAGAAGCAACTATGGAAACT GTCAAACTGGCACTGGAAATGAGGCATTTGGGGGTGGTTGGAATTGACCTATCTGGGAATCCAAAGGTTGGCAAATGGTATGTCAATCTATCAAGGACTCTAGCATAG
- the LOC112702652 gene encoding N6-mAMP deaminase isoform X4 has product MEWWMSMPKVELHAHLNGSIRGSTLLELARALWDKGLIDFSQVEHVILKNDHMTVTRIANEVVEDFASEKVVYLELRTTPKKNDSQGMSKRSYVEAVLEGIRSVSSVDVALIPYTEDPRNLLESLHAATNDKCDGNSRKKIFVRLLLSADRRETTEATMETVKLALEMRHLGVVGIDLSGNPKVGKWYVNLSRTLA; this is encoded by the exons atggagtgGTGGATGTCAATGCCAAAGGTGGAACTCCATGCTCACCTCAATGGATCCATCAGAGGCTCCACTCTCCT AGAACTCGCTAGAGCTTTGTGGGACAAGGGTCTAATAGATTTTTCCCAAGTGGAGCATGTTATCCTTAAAA ATGATCACATGACTGTTACAAGAATTGCGAATGAA GTTGTTGAAGATTTCGCATCAGAAAAGGTTGTCTATCTCGAATTGAGAACCACCCCAAAG AAAAACGATTCCCAAGGAATGAGCAAACGTTCTTATGTTGAAGCTGTATTGGAAGGGATAAGATCTGTCAGCTCGGTTGATGTGGCTTTGATTCCTTATACTGAGGATCCTAGAAATCTTTTAGAATCTCTGCACGCAGCTACAAATGATAAATGTGATGGAAATAGTAGGAAGAAAATCTTTGTTAGGCTTCTCTTGAGTGCTGATCGTAGGGAGACAACAGAAGCAACTATGGAAACT GTCAAACTGGCACTGGAAATGAGGCATTTGGGGGTGGTTGGAATTGACCTATCTGGGAATCCAAAGGTTGGCAAATGGTATGTCAATCTATCAAGGACTCTAGCATAG
- the LOC112702652 gene encoding N6-mAMP deaminase isoform X2, with protein sequence MEWWMSMPKVELHAHLNGSIRGSTLLELARALWDKGLIDFSQVEHVILKNDHMTVTRIANEVVEDFASEKVVYLELRTTPKKNDSQGMSKRSYVEAVLEGIRSVSSVDVALIPYTEDPRNLLESLHAATNDKCDGNSRKKIFVRLLLSADRRETTEATMETVKLALEMRHLGVVGIDLSGNPKVGKWFLIQRRYKTCSILFPIIGHACFFEEEHRRKLKSTNISG encoded by the exons atggagtgGTGGATGTCAATGCCAAAGGTGGAACTCCATGCTCACCTCAATGGATCCATCAGAGGCTCCACTCTCCT AGAACTCGCTAGAGCTTTGTGGGACAAGGGTCTAATAGATTTTTCCCAAGTGGAGCATGTTATCCTTAAAA ATGATCACATGACTGTTACAAGAATTGCGAATGAA GTTGTTGAAGATTTCGCATCAGAAAAGGTTGTCTATCTCGAATTGAGAACCACCCCAAAG AAAAACGATTCCCAAGGAATGAGCAAACGTTCTTATGTTGAAGCTGTATTGGAAGGGATAAGATCTGTCAGCTCGGTTGATGTGGCTTTGATTCCTTATACTGAGGATCCTAGAAATCTTTTAGAATCTCTGCACGCAGCTACAAATGATAAATGTGATGGAAATAGTAGGAAGAAAATCTTTGTTAGGCTTCTCTTGAGTGCTGATCGTAGGGAGACAACAGAAGCAACTATGGAAACT GTCAAACTGGCACTGGAAATGAGGCATTTGGGGGTGGTTGGAATTGACCTATCTGGGAATCCAAAGGTTGGCAAATG GTTCCTAATTCAAAGGAGATACAAGACATGCTCGATTTTGTTCCCCATAATCGGACATGCTTGTTTCTTTGAGGAGGAACACCGGAGAAAGTTGAAGTCTACTAACATTTCCG GTTGA
- the LOC112702652 gene encoding N6-mAMP deaminase isoform X1 has protein sequence MSSVNGHWPVSSEPTRVYSHSYPTPNEALAVSVSVLRKKKRWSGGCQCQRELARALWDKGLIDFSQVEHVILKNDHMTVTRIANEVVEDFASEKVVYLELRTTPKKNDSQGMSKRSYVEAVLEGIRSVSSVDVALIPYTEDPRNLLESLHAATNDKCDGNSRKKIFVRLLLSADRRETTEATMETVKLALEMRHLGVVGIDLSGNPKVGKWFLIQRRYKTCSILFPIIGHACFFEEEHRRKLKSTNISG, from the exons ATGAGTTCAGTGAATGGCCATTGGCCAGTCTCTTCTGAACCAACCAGAGTGTACTCTCACTCTTACCCAACACCCAACGAAGCACTTGCAGTTTCAGTTTCAgtgttgaggaagaagaaaagatggagtgGTGGATGTCAATGCCAAAG AGAACTCGCTAGAGCTTTGTGGGACAAGGGTCTAATAGATTTTTCCCAAGTGGAGCATGTTATCCTTAAAA ATGATCACATGACTGTTACAAGAATTGCGAATGAA GTTGTTGAAGATTTCGCATCAGAAAAGGTTGTCTATCTCGAATTGAGAACCACCCCAAAG AAAAACGATTCCCAAGGAATGAGCAAACGTTCTTATGTTGAAGCTGTATTGGAAGGGATAAGATCTGTCAGCTCGGTTGATGTGGCTTTGATTCCTTATACTGAGGATCCTAGAAATCTTTTAGAATCTCTGCACGCAGCTACAAATGATAAATGTGATGGAAATAGTAGGAAGAAAATCTTTGTTAGGCTTCTCTTGAGTGCTGATCGTAGGGAGACAACAGAAGCAACTATGGAAACT GTCAAACTGGCACTGGAAATGAGGCATTTGGGGGTGGTTGGAATTGACCTATCTGGGAATCCAAAGGTTGGCAAATG GTTCCTAATTCAAAGGAGATACAAGACATGCTCGATTTTGTTCCCCATAATCGGACATGCTTGTTTCTTTGAGGAGGAACACCGGAGAAAGTTGAAGTCTACTAACATTTCCG GTTGA